Proteins encoded together in one Pontiella desulfatans window:
- a CDS encoding sulfatase, whose product MQNLFFYAGLMLLATLTNASERPNVLFIFADDMNSYAVRDLGVEVKTPYLDKLKDQSITFEHAHCAAPVCTPSRAAMFSGLFPHTTGVYLNGNGFWEKSELIKNCEPFPELFKRSGYTTFGRGKLTHDSSSKAHDKRMWSTPETGNGGFGPFPEEEFQLSGKFFSVKEWDGPDTDFPDVKSAAQAIGFLEKHKGDKPFMMMVGLWRPHTPFTAPKRFFDLYDPASLTLPPGYVEGDMDDVPPRGIHYSRVYGSRWDKHGVANEADWRRVLHGYLACTSFADDTTGRIIEALDAAGLGENTIVIFSSDNGFHMGEKHHFGKYTLWENSAQVPFLVRMPQNKNAGATCSATISLVDLYPTLKELCLLDEPKHKLDGDSFAAQLHDPSKGWNRPAITSYAEHEATLRDETWRYIHYADGTEELYNLKKDPFELTNLATNPETKAVREKLKAELPKTFAPSQGGRDG is encoded by the coding sequence ATGCAAAACCTTTTTTTCTATGCCGGGCTGATGTTGTTGGCAACGTTGACGAATGCATCGGAACGCCCGAATGTGTTGTTTATTTTTGCGGACGATATGAATTCCTATGCGGTGCGCGATTTGGGCGTTGAGGTCAAAACGCCGTATCTCGACAAGCTGAAGGATCAGTCGATCACGTTCGAGCATGCCCACTGCGCTGCGCCGGTATGCACGCCTTCGCGCGCGGCGATGTTTTCCGGCCTCTTTCCGCATACGACCGGTGTTTATCTCAACGGCAACGGCTTCTGGGAAAAGTCGGAGCTGATCAAAAACTGCGAGCCGTTCCCGGAGCTGTTCAAGCGCAGCGGCTATACCACATTCGGGCGCGGCAAGCTCACGCACGACAGTTCCAGCAAGGCCCATGATAAACGGATGTGGAGTACGCCTGAGACAGGGAACGGGGGCTTCGGCCCCTTCCCGGAAGAAGAGTTCCAGCTGTCTGGAAAATTTTTCAGTGTGAAGGAATGGGATGGCCCCGATACCGACTTCCCGGACGTGAAGTCGGCCGCTCAGGCCATTGGATTTCTGGAAAAGCACAAGGGCGATAAACCATTCATGATGATGGTCGGCCTGTGGCGGCCGCACACCCCCTTCACGGCGCCGAAACGCTTTTTCGACCTCTATGATCCGGCATCCCTGACGCTGCCCCCCGGTTATGTGGAGGGCGATATGGACGATGTGCCGCCGCGCGGCATCCACTATTCCCGCGTCTACGGTTCGCGCTGGGATAAGCATGGAGTTGCGAACGAAGCCGACTGGCGCCGGGTGCTGCACGGCTACCTCGCTTGCACGTCGTTTGCGGACGATACAACCGGGCGCATAATCGAGGCACTCGATGCCGCCGGGCTGGGGGAGAACACCATTGTCATCTTTTCCTCCGACAACGGATTCCATATGGGCGAGAAGCATCATTTTGGAAAATACACCCTTTGGGAAAACTCGGCTCAGGTTCCGTTTTTGGTGCGCATGCCGCAGAACAAAAATGCCGGGGCGACCTGTTCGGCCACCATTTCGCTGGTCGATCTGTATCCCACGCTCAAGGAACTCTGCTTGCTGGACGAACCGAAACACAAGCTCGATGGCGACAGCTTCGCCGCGCAGCTGCACGATCCTTCCAAGGGTTGGAACCGTCCGGCCATCACGAGCTATGCCGAGCACGAGGCAACCTTGCGCGACGAAACCTGGCGCTACATCCACTATGCCGACGGCACCGAGGAACTCTACAATTTGAAAAAAGATCCCTTTGAATTGACCAATCTGGCGACCAACCCCGAGACCAAAGCTGTTCGGGAAAAGTTAAAAGCCGAGTTGCCAAAAACCTTTGCCCCTAGTCAGGGCGGGCGCGACGGATAG
- a CDS encoding sulfatase family protein, with amino-acid sequence MTTKYTKYTKQSMHGLFVCLVCFVVSLSVSADRPNFLLFLADDCSWHDFGCYGNRDVKTPNIDALAQRGMRFMHCYNSAPMCAPTRMSLFTGLHPVRNGGHPNHSRVYDHVKSVPHYLRPLGYDVALIGKTHHAPPENFPFDFLGGVHHDTGKGVDLELGKIDEYLGARGDKPFCLMVQSNQPHAPWTRGDASVYHAKKLALPPYMVDTPETREAMTKYYAEITYMDSQLGYCLQSLEKHGLEKNTLVVFLSEQGSNFPHCKWTCYDSGLRSAGIFQWLEQVEPSVSEAMIQYVDILPTFIELAGGNVESNDFDGKSLVPVLAGTSDKLHDYVFGMQTTRGIHAGSDAYGIRTVRDKRFRLIWNLNPEGEFRNSVTKGFKPFKSWEKKAQSGDAFAKEQVSRYRKRPEFELYDMEKDPFEMHNLAGNPEYNMDIARLKKHLDNWMEQQGDRGRETEMAALERKHSDRH; translated from the coding sequence ATGACCACGAAATACACCAAATACACGAAGCAGAGCATGCACGGGCTTTTCGTGTGTTTAGTGTGTTTCGTGGTTTCTTTATCTGTCTCCGCTGATAGACCGAATTTTCTGTTGTTCCTGGCGGACGATTGCTCGTGGCATGATTTCGGGTGCTATGGGAACCGCGATGTAAAGACGCCGAACATCGATGCGTTGGCGCAGCGGGGCATGCGGTTCATGCATTGCTACAATTCCGCGCCGATGTGCGCGCCGACCCGGATGAGTTTGTTTACGGGCTTGCATCCGGTGCGCAACGGCGGGCATCCCAACCACAGCCGGGTTTATGACCACGTTAAAAGTGTGCCGCACTATCTTCGCCCGCTCGGCTACGACGTCGCGCTCATCGGGAAAACGCACCATGCCCCGCCCGAAAACTTTCCGTTCGATTTTCTGGGCGGGGTTCATCATGACACCGGTAAAGGTGTTGATCTGGAGCTGGGGAAGATTGATGAATACCTGGGGGCGAGAGGTGATAAACCGTTCTGTTTGATGGTGCAGTCGAACCAGCCCCACGCGCCGTGGACGCGGGGCGATGCCTCTGTTTACCATGCAAAGAAGCTGGCGCTTCCGCCTTACATGGTCGATACGCCGGAGACGCGTGAGGCGATGACGAAATATTATGCCGAGATCACCTACATGGACAGCCAGCTCGGCTACTGCCTCCAATCATTGGAAAAACATGGACTGGAAAAAAACACGCTGGTGGTTTTCCTGTCGGAGCAGGGCTCCAACTTCCCGCATTGCAAATGGACGTGCTATGATTCGGGGCTGCGGTCGGCTGGAATTTTCCAATGGTTGGAACAGGTTGAACCGTCCGTTTCAGAAGCCATGATCCAGTATGTGGATATTCTACCGACATTCATCGAACTCGCTGGAGGGAATGTCGAATCAAATGATTTTGATGGAAAGAGCCTTGTTCCGGTGCTGGCTGGAACATCGGATAAACTCCATGATTATGTTTTCGGCATGCAGACCACGCGCGGTATCCATGCCGGATCGGATGCCTATGGAATCCGCACGGTGCGGGACAAGCGGTTCCGTCTGATCTGGAACCTCAACCCTGAAGGCGAGTTCCGGAATTCGGTAACCAAGGGCTTCAAGCCGTTTAAGTCGTGGGAGAAAAAGGCGCAATCGGGCGATGCCTTTGCGAAGGAGCAGGTTTCCAGATATCGGAAACGCCCGGAATTCGAACTCTACGACATGGAAAAAGACCCGTTTGAAATGCACAACCTGGCCGGAAACCCGGAATACAACATGGACATTGCCCGGCTGAAGAAGCACCTCGATAACTGGATGGAACAACAGGGCGACCGAGGCCGCGAAACGGAGATGGCGGCGCTGGAGCGGAAGCATTCGGATAGGCACTGA
- a CDS encoding cellulase family glycosylhydrolase gives MIGKKRLMAVALWSAIASVAEVTVETVPGRWSVEKAKAWYAEQPWLVGCNYIPANAINQLEMWQAESFDPAIIKKELDLAQSIGFNTLRVYLHDVVWGADEQGLYTRMDQFLEMCSKRGIKPLLVFFDDCHHPFPVLGKQPLPVPEYHNSGWLNSPARDVATAYSQGKASEADKARLEGYVKKTMERFKNDDRVLAWELYNEPGRGRGLGGDMGSKKAKGAFGDASAKLLMDAWRWARSVNPSQPVMSCAEGSVGEKNIEIGKINSDVISWHSYNNGVIEKLCKEYAELGRPSLCTEYMARPSSTFQEALPTLKKYNVGAFNWGFVAGKTGCVYPWASRKGKNVDELREQGVVCETIEDMPYPKVWFHEIFYPDHTPFDPAEIECIKTHTGAK, from the coding sequence ATGATTGGAAAAAAACGTTTGATGGCTGTAGCACTATGGTCAGCAATAGCATCGGTGGCTGAAGTGACCGTCGAGACGGTGCCGGGGCGCTGGTCGGTCGAAAAGGCGAAGGCCTGGTATGCAGAACAACCGTGGCTGGTGGGCTGCAACTATATTCCGGCGAATGCGATCAACCAGCTGGAGATGTGGCAGGCGGAAAGTTTTGATCCGGCGATCATCAAAAAGGAGCTGGATCTGGCGCAGTCGATCGGCTTCAACACACTGCGCGTCTATCTGCACGATGTGGTCTGGGGCGCGGACGAGCAGGGGCTCTATACGCGAATGGATCAGTTTTTAGAGATGTGTTCCAAGCGCGGTATAAAACCGTTGTTGGTGTTTTTCGACGACTGCCATCACCCATTTCCAGTGCTTGGAAAGCAGCCGTTGCCGGTGCCTGAATACCACAACTCCGGCTGGTTGAACTCGCCGGCGCGCGATGTGGCCACCGCCTATTCGCAGGGCAAGGCCTCCGAAGCCGACAAAGCGCGGCTGGAGGGCTATGTGAAGAAAACCATGGAGCGTTTCAAAAACGATGACCGGGTATTGGCCTGGGAACTCTATAACGAGCCGGGGCGCGGACGCGGCCTGGGCGGCGACATGGGTTCCAAGAAAGCAAAGGGGGCATTCGGCGATGCCAGCGCCAAGCTGCTGATGGATGCCTGGCGCTGGGCGCGTTCGGTGAATCCGAGCCAGCCGGTGATGTCCTGCGCGGAAGGCAGTGTGGGGGAAAAGAACATTGAAATCGGCAAGATTAATTCGGATGTCATTTCGTGGCATTCCTACAACAACGGGGTGATCGAAAAACTGTGCAAGGAATACGCGGAGCTTGGCCGTCCATCCCTTTGCACCGAATACATGGCGCGGCCGAGCAGCACCTTCCAGGAGGCGTTGCCGACGCTGAAGAAATACAATGTGGGCGCCTTCAACTGGGGCTTTGTGGCGGGCAAGACCGGCTGCGTCTATCCCTGGGCAAGCCGCAAGGGCAAGAACGTCGACGAGCTGCGCGAGCAGGGCGTGGTGTGTGAAACGATTGAGGATATGCCGTATCCAAAGGTCTGGTTCCACGAAATCTTCTATCCAGACCACACCCCTTTCGATCCGGCCGAAATCGAGTGCATCAAAACACACACCGGAGCGAAGTGA
- a CDS encoding sulfatase-like hydrolase/transferase, with the protein MNIKWILLFVGLSAAAFAAKPNVVMIFIDDMGYGDIGVYGNTEVPTPNMDRLAREGRRFTNFYVNSPICSPSRVALNTGIYPQRERIHSFFNNRASHKQRKMPDYLNPDRFTYARMLKANGYATAHFGKWHMGGGRDVGDAPLPRAYGYEESLVSFEGLGDRIIWSRKGLQGKSMKLGRGELIELPKHKTTETYVDRAIDFMGRNKDRPFLVNVFPNDVHDGHEPSQQQLAKWKGRGRGEYDERFFAVLDEMDRQIGRLLKAIDETGLAENTIVILTSDNGPTDWKRYYDAKVEPPGYTGPFFGRKWSLYEGGIRMPFMIRWPAKIKAGTVDESTVMCAVDLLPSLGTLTGSGIPAGTELDGSDMSAALLGKPMARKPVFWEYGTYGSIDPGRPEHISPKLAMRDGDWKLLMNQDGSELKLFNLKEDKGETTNMAKQHPEKVQAMKPQLAGWWKEMDNYYEGY; encoded by the coding sequence ATGAACATAAAATGGATACTGTTGTTCGTTGGCCTGAGTGCGGCTGCGTTTGCTGCGAAGCCCAACGTGGTCATGATCTTCATCGACGACATGGGCTATGGCGATATCGGCGTATATGGCAACACCGAGGTGCCGACGCCGAACATGGATCGGCTGGCCCGGGAAGGGCGGAGATTCACCAACTTCTATGTCAATTCCCCGATCTGCTCGCCGTCGCGCGTGGCGCTGAATACGGGAATCTATCCGCAGCGCGAACGGATTCACTCCTTCTTCAACAACCGCGCGAGCCACAAGCAACGGAAGATGCCCGACTACCTGAACCCCGACCGCTTTACCTATGCCAGGATGCTGAAGGCCAACGGCTATGCCACGGCCCATTTCGGCAAGTGGCACATGGGCGGCGGGCGCGATGTCGGCGATGCGCCGTTGCCCCGGGCCTATGGCTATGAAGAGTCGCTGGTGTCCTTCGAAGGACTGGGCGACCGCATCATCTGGTCGCGAAAAGGGCTGCAGGGAAAAAGCATGAAGTTGGGGCGGGGCGAGTTGATTGAGTTGCCAAAACACAAGACCACCGAAACCTATGTCGACCGCGCCATCGACTTTATGGGTCGCAACAAGGATCGGCCGTTTCTTGTGAACGTGTTTCCGAACGATGTCCACGATGGACATGAGCCCTCTCAACAGCAGCTCGCGAAATGGAAGGGCAGGGGGCGCGGCGAATATGACGAAAGGTTCTTTGCGGTGCTCGACGAAATGGATCGGCAGATCGGGCGTCTGCTGAAGGCGATCGACGAGACCGGCTTGGCGGAAAACACCATCGTGATTCTGACCAGCGACAATGGCCCGACCGATTGGAAACGCTACTACGATGCCAAGGTCGAACCACCGGGATACACGGGGCCGTTCTTCGGCCGGAAATGGAGTTTGTATGAGGGCGGAATCCGGATGCCTTTCATGATCCGTTGGCCGGCAAAAATCAAAGCCGGAACGGTTGACGAAAGCACCGTCATGTGTGCCGTCGATCTGCTTCCAAGCCTGGGAACCCTGACTGGATCCGGAATCCCCGCCGGAACCGAACTGGATGGTTCCGACATGTCGGCGGCCTTGCTCGGAAAACCAATGGCAAGAAAGCCGGTCTTCTGGGAATACGGCACCTACGGCAGTATTGATCCGGGCAGGCCGGAACACATCAGCCCGAAGCTGGCCATGCGCGACGGCGACTGGAAACTGCTGATGAACCAGGATGGTTCGGAGCTGAAGCTGTTTAATTTGAAGGAAGATAAAGGCGAAACCACCAACATGGCGAAGCAGCATCCCGAAAAGGTGCAGGCCATGAAGCCGCAGCTCGCCGGCTGGTGGAAGGAAATGGATAACTATTACGAAGGGTATTAA
- a CDS encoding nucleoside hydrolase-like domain-containing protein — protein MRSLFLILAIAVAASSIAYAEERINARKHRLIILADMGNEPDEEQQMMHMLMYNNEFDLEGLIAVSGKFLRPEAKQEYRRNLHPELFLRLIDGYEKVLPNLKLHADGWHEPDGLRRIVATGQKGYGIGDIGKGRASPGSRLITTSVLKDDPRPIYVVVNAGANTLAQALLDYRASHTPEETEAFVNKLMVYENGSQDDAGAWINHEFPSIHWIRSNWQTYGYMGDYRRTIGPYVWKPYPFSAEGQHQWAKENIQTGHGALGELYPDRFHGKGTLEGGGTTPWLGLITRGLHDPWHPHWGGWSGRYTKEKQKNILSRHKDIAPTDQKHTPFHVFADAVDTWTFDGETFNDDLTPIHRWRQHILGDFKGRMDWCVEPFGKANHNPVAVVDGNSSRTIRVVHARPGETLSFDASASSDPDNGQTLSFKWWIYPEAGTCTKTPALEGADRPHCKLMVPADAGGSEIHLILDVADNCPIAVMRDYRRFVVRVAD, from the coding sequence ATGAGAAGCTTGTTCCTGATTCTCGCTATTGCGGTCGCGGCTTCATCCATCGCCTATGCGGAGGAGCGGATCAACGCCCGAAAACACCGGCTGATCATTTTGGCCGACATGGGCAATGAGCCGGACGAAGAGCAGCAGATGATGCATATGCTCATGTACAACAACGAGTTCGATCTCGAAGGGCTGATTGCGGTGTCCGGCAAGTTCCTGCGGCCGGAGGCGAAGCAGGAATACAGGCGCAACCTCCACCCCGAGCTGTTCCTCCGGCTGATCGACGGTTACGAAAAGGTGCTGCCCAACCTGAAGCTCCATGCCGACGGATGGCACGAGCCGGACGGTTTGCGCCGCATCGTGGCCACGGGGCAGAAGGGCTATGGCATCGGCGACATCGGGAAAGGCCGGGCATCGCCCGGCTCGCGGCTGATCACAACCTCCGTGCTGAAGGACGACCCCCGTCCGATCTACGTGGTGGTCAATGCCGGCGCCAACACGCTGGCGCAGGCGTTGCTCGACTATCGCGCCAGCCATACGCCGGAGGAGACCGAGGCGTTCGTCAATAAACTCATGGTCTATGAAAACGGGTCGCAGGACGATGCGGGGGCGTGGATCAACCATGAGTTTCCTTCCATCCATTGGATCCGCAGCAACTGGCAAACCTATGGCTACATGGGCGACTACCGGCGCACGATCGGGCCGTATGTCTGGAAGCCGTATCCATTTTCGGCCGAAGGCCAGCATCAATGGGCGAAGGAAAACATCCAGACCGGGCACGGTGCGCTGGGCGAACTCTATCCCGATCGTTTCCATGGTAAAGGCACGCTCGAAGGCGGCGGCACCACGCCCTGGCTGGGGCTGATCACACGCGGGCTCCATGATCCGTGGCACCCGCATTGGGGCGGCTGGAGCGGGCGCTACACGAAGGAAAAGCAGAAGAACATACTTTCCCGCCACAAGGACATTGCACCGACCGATCAAAAGCATACGCCGTTTCATGTGTTTGCCGATGCGGTCGATACGTGGACGTTTGACGGTGAAACATTCAACGACGATCTCACGCCGATCCATCGCTGGCGGCAGCATATTCTTGGGGACTTCAAGGGGCGTATGGACTGGTGCGTCGAACCGTTCGGAAAGGCCAACCATAACCCGGTGGCGGTGGTCGATGGCAACTCGAGCCGCACCATCCGGGTGGTGCATGCCAGGCCGGGAGAGACGTTGTCATTCGATGCGTCGGCCTCCTCCGACCCCGACAACGGGCAAACGCTTTCCTTCAAGTGGTGGATTTATCCAGAAGCCGGAACCTGCACCAAAACACCTGCTTTGGAAGGGGCGGATCGTCCGCATTGCAAGCTGATGGTTCCGGCCGATGCCGGCGGATCCGAGATCCACCTGATCCTCGACGTAGCCGACAACTGCCCAATCGCGGTGATGCGGGATTATCGGCGGTTTGTGGTTCGCGTGGCCGACTGA
- a CDS encoding sulfatase family protein has protein sequence MMKKWLLGILMASVSVFADDRPNILWIYAEDINAGFFSCYGSKNSTPHIDKLAGNGVRFEKCFVPSPVCSASRSALITGMMPTTIGVHNHHSSRTVHSTHYLPEYIETLPELFREAGYHVFNHGKDDYNFMYRRQDFYTGTDIPSYWYTWEGTGSWKDRKEGQPFFGQINVEGGKASMSWGVYDAFKDRSDPAKVDVPPYYPDHPVIRKMIAETWDCARITDNDVAGILAELEKDGLLDNTIVFFFADHGFKGPRHKQFCYDGGLHVPLIISNPRKEGGEVRKDMVSSLDVSATCLALAGIPIPEHMESRDLFAEGYKRDYVISTRDRCDFTIDRIRSVRTEQFKYIRNCKTDRPLMQANYRESRVELKLMRQLHAEGRLTPEQDQFWQEERMPEELYDLENDPHEIHNLVNDPEYKADLETLRAILDDWIKETDDQGQYPENPEDLRYMMQRWGDQCTAPEYEAARSTPLPGSPEKRVLDNAKRDAARRVGT, from the coding sequence ATGATGAAAAAATGGTTGTTGGGAATTCTTATGGCATCGGTATCTGTTTTTGCAGATGACCGCCCGAATATTCTCTGGATCTATGCCGAGGACATCAACGCCGGATTCTTTTCGTGCTATGGCTCGAAGAATTCAACGCCGCATATCGACAAGCTGGCGGGAAACGGGGTGCGGTTTGAAAAGTGTTTTGTTCCGTCACCGGTCTGTTCGGCTTCACGGTCGGCTTTGATTACGGGTATGATGCCGACAACGATCGGGGTGCACAACCACCACAGTTCGCGCACGGTGCATTCGACGCACTATCTGCCTGAGTATATCGAAACCCTGCCGGAGCTGTTCCGCGAGGCGGGCTACCACGTCTTCAACCACGGCAAGGACGACTATAACTTTATGTATCGTCGGCAGGATTTCTACACCGGTACCGATATCCCAAGCTACTGGTATACCTGGGAGGGCACCGGTTCATGGAAAGATCGTAAAGAAGGCCAGCCGTTCTTCGGGCAGATTAACGTCGAGGGCGGCAAGGCTTCGATGAGCTGGGGCGTCTACGATGCCTTCAAAGACCGGTCTGATCCGGCAAAGGTTGATGTGCCGCCATACTATCCCGATCATCCCGTCATCCGGAAAATGATTGCCGAGACCTGGGACTGCGCGCGTATTACGGACAATGATGTGGCGGGTATCCTGGCGGAACTGGAGAAGGACGGCCTGCTGGATAACACGATCGTATTCTTCTTTGCCGACCATGGCTTCAAAGGGCCGCGCCACAAGCAGTTTTGCTACGATGGCGGACTGCACGTTCCTCTGATCATTTCCAATCCCCGGAAAGAAGGCGGGGAGGTGAGGAAGGACATGGTGAGCAGTCTGGACGTATCGGCGACCTGTCTGGCGCTGGCCGGAATTCCGATCCCGGAACACATGGAGAGCCGGGATTTGTTTGCTGAAGGCTACAAACGCGACTATGTCATCTCCACGCGTGACCGATGCGACTTCACAATCGACCGCATCCGTTCGGTACGGACGGAACAGTTTAAGTATATCCGCAACTGCAAGACCGACCGTCCGCTCATGCAGGCGAACTACCGCGAGTCGCGCGTCGAGTTAAAGCTGATGCGCCAGCTGCATGCCGAGGGCAGGTTAACCCCGGAACAGGATCAGTTCTGGCAGGAGGAGCGCATGCCGGAAGAACTCTATGATCTGGAAAACGATCCGCACGAAATCCATAACCTCGTGAACGATCCGGAATACAAGGCCGATCTGGAAACGCTGCGCGCGATTTTGGATGACTGGATCAAGGAAACGGACGACCAGGGGCAGTATCCGGAGAATCCCGAAGACCTGCGTTATATGATGCAGCGATGGGGCGATCAATGCACCGCGCCCGAATACGAGGCCGCACGTTCGACCCCGCTGCCCGGCTCACCGGAAAAGCGGGTGCTCGACAACGCAAAGCGTGATGCCGCCCGGAGGGTGGGGACGTGA
- a CDS encoding glycoside hydrolase family protein, producing the protein MSRLLIFCLFCSMSACAKVWVYPGAAEELRSPVYKVTVKQGRERYESFVYADANKFEKHAKHLTDWNHWTTFSFDAPIQVVVEVLKGDPGNCVIQPLEKKIRHHEQGNRIGFQLDQPAKLFIHFEGMPEDPLFIFADAPEEVPDRNDPNVVWFEPGIHEIGRQYALESGKTYYLEGGSYLKGSMYGRDLSNVTIRGRGILSGEDIPHMGYKEHKFAGVGIRMQDNGRNQLIEGITFINPSMYCIQAYSSPLVTRNIKCFGWWYETDGWVGGDGSLLEDSFFKVNDDVVKLYHSNVVVRDLVIYHQFNGAPFQLGWSSESAEDVKVEHIDIVKSEPFNSRVFNSNRTMINRRRGTPGSVSKNFLFTDIRIDQDISAVIGISTEGRIENFTLRNVTISGKQNFESFLQGGDIKNISFQSLEIGNKRIRKAADIDLQTQGSVSGVTFK; encoded by the coding sequence ATGAGCCGCCTTTTAATATTCTGTTTGTTTTGTTCGATGAGTGCCTGCGCCAAGGTCTGGGTTTATCCTGGCGCGGCGGAGGAGCTGCGGTCACCGGTTTATAAAGTGACGGTTAAGCAGGGGCGGGAAAGGTATGAGTCGTTTGTCTATGCCGATGCCAATAAATTTGAGAAGCACGCAAAGCATCTGACCGACTGGAACCACTGGACAACGTTTTCCTTTGATGCCCCGATTCAGGTGGTGGTCGAGGTGCTTAAAGGCGATCCGGGAAATTGCGTTATCCAACCTCTGGAAAAAAAGATCCGGCACCATGAGCAAGGAAACCGGATCGGTTTTCAGCTGGATCAACCGGCCAAGCTGTTCATCCATTTCGAGGGCATGCCGGAGGATCCGCTTTTCATTTTTGCCGATGCGCCGGAGGAGGTGCCGGACAGGAACGATCCGAACGTGGTGTGGTTCGAGCCGGGTATTCATGAGATCGGCAGGCAATATGCCTTGGAGAGCGGCAAGACCTACTATCTGGAAGGCGGTTCCTATCTGAAAGGTTCCATGTATGGCCGGGATTTGAGCAACGTCACCATTCGCGGGCGGGGCATTCTTTCGGGGGAGGACATTCCGCACATGGGCTACAAGGAGCATAAGTTTGCGGGTGTTGGCATCCGTATGCAGGACAATGGCCGGAACCAGTTGATCGAAGGCATCACGTTCATCAATCCATCGATGTATTGCATCCAGGCTTATTCCAGTCCGCTCGTCACCCGCAACATCAAGTGCTTCGGCTGGTGGTATGAAACGGACGGGTGGGTCGGCGGCGATGGCTCACTGTTGGAGGACTCCTTCTTCAAGGTGAACGACGACGTGGTGAAGCTGTATCATAGCAATGTGGTCGTCCGCGATCTCGTGATCTACCACCAGTTCAACGGAGCGCCGTTTCAGCTGGGGTGGAGCAGCGAGAGCGCAGAAGATGTGAAGGTTGAACATATTGATATTGTTAAGAGCGAACCGTTCAACAGCCGGGTGTTCAACAGTAATAGAACCATGATCAATCGCCGCCGCGGCACGCCAGGTTCGGTCTCGAAAAATTTTCTCTTCACTGATATCCGGATTGATCAGGATATCTCCGCCGTCATTGGCATCAGCACCGAAGGACGGATAGAAAACTTCACACTCCGGAATGTCACCATCAGCGGAAAACAGAATTTTGAAAGCTTCCTGCAGGGCGGGGATATAAAGAACATCAGTTTCCAGTCATTGGAAATAGGAAATAAACGCATCCGCAAAGCCGCGGATATCGACCTCCAAACCCAGGGAAGTGTTTCAGGAGTAACCTTCAAATGA